A DNA window from Hoplias malabaricus isolate fHopMal1 chromosome 5, fHopMal1.hap1, whole genome shotgun sequence contains the following coding sequences:
- the bap1 gene encoding ubiquitin carboxyl-terminal hydrolase BAP1 isoform X1 gives MNKGWLELESDPGLFTLLVEDFGVKGVQVEEIYDLQSKCQSPVYGFIFLFKWIEERRSRRKVSTLVDETSVIDDDIVNDMFFAHQLIPNSCATHALLSVLLNCSGVELGNTLSRIKAFTKGFSPESKGYAIGNAPELAKAHNSHARPEPRHLPEKQNGISAVRTMEAFHFVSYVPIKDRLFELDGLKAYPIDHGPWGEEEEWTDKARRVIMERIGLATAGEPYHDIRFNLMAVVPDRRMKLESRLEVLKKNRQIVLEGLQQAIRASQPDAQQDRKQTDSGTSEDTPTAVKKEEASDTPVSTEQASPPDSVNGGSAPTASSSSEKPKANLKPPTVPAGGAAPPTPAPPAPPAPLPVTSQNPVVQRLPAFLDNHNYAKSPMQEEEDLAAGVARARVPGPPQPAYSDDEEDYEDEEEEECPAAGTSGRFCRKASLRTSRVSRSSSTPAASAGGAVSGVEGQLALSMLTEKLKKEAQKKETMMTTTGSAPLNIRTEGRTGGISIISASQPSPTPSNESTDTASEIGSAFNSPLRSPARSQAATRPSSPVASHLSRVLFGEDEGVLRLDARHNRAVRELGTVVGLARLQLRDDGTMYTLPPTEGASDIVKKASSVEKSEKKEGSSAGAEEGGKEGASQEVKVKEERKGTMEEKTATKTATFAEPEAITKPSGEKYTPKELLALLKYVEADIANCEVSLKEEVEKRKKFKIDDQRRTHNYDEFICTFISMLAQEGMLASLVEQNISVRRRQGVSIGRLHKQRKPDRRKRSRPYKTKRQ, from the exons ATGAATAAAGGCTGGCTGGAGCTGGAGAGCGACCCCG gacTGTTCACGCTGCTGGTGGAGGACTTCG GTGTGAAAGGTGTTCAGGTGGAGGAGATCTATGACCTGCAGAGCAAATGCCAGAG TCCTGTGTACGGCTTCATTTTTCTGTTCAAATGGATCGAGGAGCGTCGCTCCAGGAGGAAAGTCTCCACACTCGTGGACGAAACCTCGGTCATCGACGATGATATCGTCAACGACATGTTCTTTGCTCATCAG CTGATTCCAAACTCTTGTGCCACACATGCGTTGCTGAGCGTCCTCCTGAACTGCAGCGGGGTGGAGCTTGGAAACACACTCAGCCGCATCAAAGCCTTTACCAAGGGCTTCAGTCCTGAG AGTAAAGGCTATGCCATTGGGAATGCTCCAGAATTAGCCAAGGCCCACAACAGCCATGCCAG ACCGGAGCCACGGCACCTTCCAGAGAAACAGAATGGCATCAGTGCCGTCCGGACCATGGAGGCCTTCCACTTCGTCAGCTACGTCCCCATTAAAGACAGACTCTTCGAACTGGATGGTCTCAAAGCCTACCCCATAGACCACG gcCCATggggagaagaggaggagtggaCAGATAAAGCTCGGAGGGTCATTATGGAGAGAATTGGACTTGCGACGGCAGG CGAACCATATCATGATATCCGCTTCAACCTGATGGCGGTGGTCCCGGACCGCAGGATGAAGCTGGAGTCGCGTCTGGAAGTTCTGAAGAAGAACAGGCAAATTGTTCTGGAAGGGCTCCAGCAG GCCATTCGAGCGTCCCAGCCAGATGCACAGCAGGACCGTAAACAGACAGATTCCGGCACTTCTGAGGATACACCCACTGCAGTGAAAAAAGAGGAGGCATCGGACACACCTGTGAGCACTGAACAAGCTTCACCTCcag ATTCTGTGAATGGTGGGAGTGCCCCCACAGCCTCCAGTTCCTCAGAGAAACCCAAGGCCAACTTAAAGCCCCCCACAGTGCCAGCAGGCGGTGCAGCCCCTCCGACTCCAGCTCCACCTGCACCGCCTGCCCCGCTGCCTGTAACCAGCCAAAACCCAGTGGTCCAGCGGCTGCCCGCCTTCCTGGACAATCACAACTACGCCAAGTCCCCCATGCAG gaAGAGGAGGATTTAGCCGCAGGAGTGGCTCGTGCTCGTGTTCCTGGACCCCCTCAGCCGGCCTACTCTGATGACGAAGAGGACTatgaagatgaagaagaggaagagtgtCCAGCCGCAGGAACATCGGGCAG ATTCTGCAGGAAGGCAAGTCTCCGAACGAGTCGTGTGTCTCGCAGCAGTAGCACCCCAGCTGCATCAGCAGGCGGCGCAGTCTCGGGGGTAGAGGGACAGCTGGCTCTGAGCATGCTCACTGAGAAGCTGAAGAAGGAAGCACAGAAGAAGGAAACCATGATGACAACGACTGGTTCCGCCCCCCTGAACATCCGCACAGAGGGGCGCACGGGGGGCATCAGCATTATCTCTGCGTCCCAGCCGTCCCCCACACCCAGCAACGAGAGCACAGATACCGCCTCCGAGATCGGCAGCGCATTCAACTCCCCCCTCAGATCCCCAGCACGCTCACAG GCTGCTACACGCCCCTCCAGCCCAGTGGCATCCCACCTGAGTCGGGTTCTGTTCGGAGAGGATGAGGGGGTTCTGCGACTGGACGCCCGACACAATCGTGCCGTGCGAGAGCTGGGGACAGTGGTTGGCTTGGCACGATTGCAGCTGAGAGATGATGGAACTATGTACACATTGCCCCCTACAG AAGGAGCGTCTGACATAGTGAAGAAAGCGAGTAGTGTGGAGAAGAGTGAGAAGAAAGAAGGGAGCAGTGCAGGAGcagaggagggagggaaagagggagcaTCTCAGGAGGTGAAAGTGAAGGAGGAGAGGAAGGGGACAATGGAAGAGAAAACAGCCACAAAAACTGCCACCTTTGCCGAGCCTGAGGCCATCACCAAACCCAGCGGAGAGAAATACACCCCCAAG gagtTGCTGGCTCTGTTGAAGTATGTGGAGGCTGATATTGCGAACTGTGAGGTCTCTCTGAAAGAGGAAGTGGAGAAGAGGAAGAAATTCAAG ATTGATGATCAGAGGAGAACTCACAACTACGACGAATTCATCTGCACTTTCATCTCCATGCTTGCACAAGAAG ggatGTTG
- the bap1 gene encoding ubiquitin carboxyl-terminal hydrolase BAP1 isoform X2: MNKGWLELESDPGLFTLLVEDFGVKGVQVEEIYDLQSKCQSPVYGFIFLFKWIEERRSRRKVSTLVDETSVIDDDIVNDMFFAHQLIPNSCATHALLSVLLNCSGVELGNTLSRIKAFTKGFSPESKGYAIGNAPELAKAHNSHARPEPRHLPEKQNGISAVRTMEAFHFVSYVPIKDRLFELDGLKAYPIDHGPWGEEEEWTDKARRVIMERIGLATAGEPYHDIRFNLMAVVPDRRMKLESRLEVLKKNRQIVLEGLQQAIRASQPDAQQDRKQTDSGTSEDTPTAVKKEEASDTPVSTEQASPPDSVNGGSAPTASSSSEKPKANLKPPTVPAGGAAPPTPAPPAPPAPLPVTSQNPVVQRLPAFLDNHNYAKSPMQEEEDLAAGVARARVPGPPQPAYSDDEEDYEDEEEEECPAAGTSGRFCRKASLRTSRVSRSSSTPAASAGGAVSGVEGQLALSMLTEKLKKEAQKKETMMTTTGSAPLNIRTEGRTGGISIISASQPSPTPSNESTDTASEIGSAFNSPLRSPARSQAATRPSSPVASHLSRVLFGEDEGVLRLDARHNRAVRELGTVVGLARLQLRDDGTMYTLPPTGASDIVKKASSVEKSEKKEGSSAGAEEGGKEGASQEVKVKEERKGTMEEKTATKTATFAEPEAITKPSGEKYTPKELLALLKYVEADIANCEVSLKEEVEKRKKFKIDDQRRTHNYDEFICTFISMLAQEGMLASLVEQNISVRRRQGVSIGRLHKQRKPDRRKRSRPYKTKRQ, from the exons ATGAATAAAGGCTGGCTGGAGCTGGAGAGCGACCCCG gacTGTTCACGCTGCTGGTGGAGGACTTCG GTGTGAAAGGTGTTCAGGTGGAGGAGATCTATGACCTGCAGAGCAAATGCCAGAG TCCTGTGTACGGCTTCATTTTTCTGTTCAAATGGATCGAGGAGCGTCGCTCCAGGAGGAAAGTCTCCACACTCGTGGACGAAACCTCGGTCATCGACGATGATATCGTCAACGACATGTTCTTTGCTCATCAG CTGATTCCAAACTCTTGTGCCACACATGCGTTGCTGAGCGTCCTCCTGAACTGCAGCGGGGTGGAGCTTGGAAACACACTCAGCCGCATCAAAGCCTTTACCAAGGGCTTCAGTCCTGAG AGTAAAGGCTATGCCATTGGGAATGCTCCAGAATTAGCCAAGGCCCACAACAGCCATGCCAG ACCGGAGCCACGGCACCTTCCAGAGAAACAGAATGGCATCAGTGCCGTCCGGACCATGGAGGCCTTCCACTTCGTCAGCTACGTCCCCATTAAAGACAGACTCTTCGAACTGGATGGTCTCAAAGCCTACCCCATAGACCACG gcCCATggggagaagaggaggagtggaCAGATAAAGCTCGGAGGGTCATTATGGAGAGAATTGGACTTGCGACGGCAGG CGAACCATATCATGATATCCGCTTCAACCTGATGGCGGTGGTCCCGGACCGCAGGATGAAGCTGGAGTCGCGTCTGGAAGTTCTGAAGAAGAACAGGCAAATTGTTCTGGAAGGGCTCCAGCAG GCCATTCGAGCGTCCCAGCCAGATGCACAGCAGGACCGTAAACAGACAGATTCCGGCACTTCTGAGGATACACCCACTGCAGTGAAAAAAGAGGAGGCATCGGACACACCTGTGAGCACTGAACAAGCTTCACCTCcag ATTCTGTGAATGGTGGGAGTGCCCCCACAGCCTCCAGTTCCTCAGAGAAACCCAAGGCCAACTTAAAGCCCCCCACAGTGCCAGCAGGCGGTGCAGCCCCTCCGACTCCAGCTCCACCTGCACCGCCTGCCCCGCTGCCTGTAACCAGCCAAAACCCAGTGGTCCAGCGGCTGCCCGCCTTCCTGGACAATCACAACTACGCCAAGTCCCCCATGCAG gaAGAGGAGGATTTAGCCGCAGGAGTGGCTCGTGCTCGTGTTCCTGGACCCCCTCAGCCGGCCTACTCTGATGACGAAGAGGACTatgaagatgaagaagaggaagagtgtCCAGCCGCAGGAACATCGGGCAG ATTCTGCAGGAAGGCAAGTCTCCGAACGAGTCGTGTGTCTCGCAGCAGTAGCACCCCAGCTGCATCAGCAGGCGGCGCAGTCTCGGGGGTAGAGGGACAGCTGGCTCTGAGCATGCTCACTGAGAAGCTGAAGAAGGAAGCACAGAAGAAGGAAACCATGATGACAACGACTGGTTCCGCCCCCCTGAACATCCGCACAGAGGGGCGCACGGGGGGCATCAGCATTATCTCTGCGTCCCAGCCGTCCCCCACACCCAGCAACGAGAGCACAGATACCGCCTCCGAGATCGGCAGCGCATTCAACTCCCCCCTCAGATCCCCAGCACGCTCACAG GCTGCTACACGCCCCTCCAGCCCAGTGGCATCCCACCTGAGTCGGGTTCTGTTCGGAGAGGATGAGGGGGTTCTGCGACTGGACGCCCGACACAATCGTGCCGTGCGAGAGCTGGGGACAGTGGTTGGCTTGGCACGATTGCAGCTGAGAGATGATGGAACTATGTACACATTGCCCCCTACAG GAGCGTCTGACATAGTGAAGAAAGCGAGTAGTGTGGAGAAGAGTGAGAAGAAAGAAGGGAGCAGTGCAGGAGcagaggagggagggaaagagggagcaTCTCAGGAGGTGAAAGTGAAGGAGGAGAGGAAGGGGACAATGGAAGAGAAAACAGCCACAAAAACTGCCACCTTTGCCGAGCCTGAGGCCATCACCAAACCCAGCGGAGAGAAATACACCCCCAAG gagtTGCTGGCTCTGTTGAAGTATGTGGAGGCTGATATTGCGAACTGTGAGGTCTCTCTGAAAGAGGAAGTGGAGAAGAGGAAGAAATTCAAG ATTGATGATCAGAGGAGAACTCACAACTACGACGAATTCATCTGCACTTTCATCTCCATGCTTGCACAAGAAG ggatGTTG